In a single window of the Alphaproteobacteria bacterium LSUCC0684 genome:
- a CDS encoding lysophospholipid acyltransferase family protein: MDLAQKKNSIPIFSFANGELGPISNALIRGIEKFTGQPRIKKIYVDYVNDDRPNHLFWQDAVERLNLNVNIQFDPGAYIPEKGRLVVIANHPFGVIDGLVICSEISRVRTDFKIITHQVLRQAPAVMHQILPIDFDTTEHALHTNMQTRKDAIRQVQDGGALILFPAGGISLAPKVIGPAQDVEWKTFAAKLALIENTTILPVFFTGQNSISYQAARKVSQTLGYSLMFREIVRRIGTNVDVTIRKPVSTEELGRFSGRNEITAYLRDLTYGTTTAG; encoded by the coding sequence ATGGATCTGGCACAGAAGAAAAACAGCATCCCGATTTTTTCCTTCGCCAATGGTGAACTGGGACCGATTTCAAACGCCCTCATCCGGGGCATTGAAAAATTCACCGGCCAGCCGCGTATCAAGAAGATCTATGTTGATTACGTCAACGACGACCGGCCCAACCATCTCTTCTGGCAGGATGCGGTGGAGCGGCTTAATCTCAACGTGAATATTCAGTTTGATCCCGGCGCATACATCCCTGAAAAAGGACGTCTTGTGGTTATCGCCAACCATCCTTTCGGCGTCATTGACGGGCTGGTCATCTGTTCTGAAATATCCCGGGTTCGCACGGATTTCAAAATCATCACGCATCAGGTTCTCCGGCAGGCCCCGGCGGTGATGCATCAGATCCTGCCAATTGATTTCGACACAACCGAACATGCCCTCCACACCAATATGCAGACACGAAAAGATGCGATCCGCCAGGTTCAGGATGGCGGGGCATTGATCCTGTTTCCGGCAGGCGGCATCTCGCTTGCCCCGAAAGTCATCGGCCCGGCCCAGGATGTGGAATGGAAAACCTTTGCGGCAAAACTGGCATTGATTGAAAACACAACCATCCTGCCGGTCTTTTTCACCGGTCAGAACAGCATCAGCTATCAGGCAGCCCGCAAGGTCAGCCAGACGCTGGGATATTCGCTGATGTTCCGGGAAATTGTCCGCCGCATCGGCACCAATGTCGACGTGACCATCCGCAAGCCGGTCAGCACCGAAGAACTTGGACGCTTTTCCGGACGTAACGAAATCACCGCCTATTTGCGCGATTTGACCTACGGCACCACCACCGCTGGATGA
- a CDS encoding thiamine diphosphokinase produces the protein MSKDRTPTVLKYESPVVLVGGGDVDAGYLRAWGRQYPVIAVDSGADEARTLGLEPEAITGDMDSISSPDAFPRSRILPTPDQDQTDFAKALALVDAPLILCLGFLGRRFDHALAAINTLARARQDRIVLVGPSDAIVFRRGDTALQLAPGSRISIWPMGEQSFLGSEGLEWPLDGLCMSPGGAIGTSNRVARGDGEVRIKANPEGGGYLIITPVDAVNRLISAIAPEDDHPAVVVP, from the coding sequence ATGAGCAAGGACAGGACACCTACGGTCTTGAAATACGAGAGCCCTGTTGTGCTGGTTGGTGGCGGAGATGTTGATGCCGGGTACCTTCGGGCATGGGGGCGGCAATATCCCGTGATCGCGGTGGACAGCGGGGCCGATGAAGCGCGAACCCTTGGTCTTGAGCCGGAGGCGATTACCGGCGATATGGATTCGATCTCGTCCCCCGATGCCTTTCCCCGGAGCCGTATTCTTCCCACACCTGATCAGGATCAGACGGATTTTGCGAAGGCGCTCGCCCTTGTGGATGCGCCGCTCATCCTCTGCCTCGGCTTTCTCGGCCGGCGATTTGATCATGCGCTGGCGGCAATCAATACCCTGGCGCGGGCGCGCCAGGACAGGATCGTGCTGGTCGGGCCCAGTGATGCGATTGTCTTCCGCCGTGGTGATACCGCCCTTCAGCTTGCCCCGGGCAGCCGTATTTCGATCTGGCCGATGGGGGAGCAATCTTTCCTTGGCTCCGAAGGGCTTGAATGGCCGCTTGACGGGCTGTGCATGAGCCCCGGCGGGGCAATCGGCACATCAAACCGTGTGGCCCGGGGTGATGGTGAGGTTCGTATCAAGGCAAATCCGGAAGGTGGCGGATATCTGATCATCACCCCGGTCGATGCGGTCAACAGGCTGATCTCGGCCATTGCGCCGGAAGACGATCATCCAGCGGTGGTGGTGCCGTAG
- a CDS encoding putative manganese transporter has translation MHATALPVRQIQSAVIVLMALFAFQLSILAPSGLTDVVLKALADAYIQVTSFVAATLFLFYAAEKLTGIDAEKMLAESRQSQVVMAAFLGALPGCGGAIIVITQYVTGRLSFGAVMAALTATMGDAAFLLIAQEPLTGLSILAMGFGVGVVSGYAVNALHGPDFLRQPAVSSVSDLGPEHIGIGGWLDRFWIALFIPGLVFGIMAALQIDIDALFGSEFLPSPSLALGAAGGILSVMMFLLPKILTRLAPKSVTPLPEPPSIFNRVIADTNFVTAWVVLAFLTFEVSVYVFDIDLKDLFSGYIVFAPMIAVLLGFLPGCGPQVLVTTLYLAGAIPLSAQIGNAISNDGDALFPAIAIAPKVAIIATLYSAIPALLIGYGWMFLVEMR, from the coding sequence ATGCATGCAACAGCCCTTCCCGTTCGACAGATCCAATCTGCGGTGATCGTGCTGATGGCTTTATTTGCGTTCCAGCTCAGCATTCTGGCGCCGTCAGGATTGACCGACGTAGTGCTCAAAGCGCTGGCAGATGCCTATATCCAGGTCACGTCTTTTGTCGCGGCCACCCTTTTTCTTTTTTATGCCGCAGAAAAGCTCACCGGCATTGATGCAGAAAAGATGCTGGCCGAATCCAGGCAAAGCCAGGTTGTGATGGCAGCTTTTCTCGGCGCTCTGCCCGGATGTGGCGGCGCCATTATCGTTATCACCCAATATGTGACGGGCCGGCTTTCCTTTGGTGCGGTGATGGCTGCCCTCACGGCAACCATGGGCGATGCGGCATTTCTTCTGATCGCCCAGGAACCCCTGACCGGCCTTTCCATTCTGGCAATGGGTTTTGGCGTTGGCGTCGTCTCGGGATATGCGGTGAATGCCCTGCATGGACCTGATTTTCTTCGCCAGCCCGCGGTTTCGTCGGTCTCGGATCTCGGCCCGGAACATATAGGCATCGGTGGCTGGCTTGATCGTTTCTGGATCGCGCTCTTCATCCCGGGGCTGGTTTTTGGGATCATGGCGGCGCTGCAGATAGATATTGATGCGCTGTTCGGCAGCGAATTTCTGCCCTCGCCCAGCCTCGCACTCGGGGCCGCGGGGGGCATCCTTTCGGTAATGATGTTCCTCCTGCCGAAGATACTTACCCGCCTCGCCCCAAAATCAGTCACCCCCCTGCCTGAGCCGCCAAGCATATTCAACCGGGTCATTGCAGATACGAATTTTGTGACCGCCTGGGTTGTGCTGGCTTTTCTGACATTTGAGGTCAGCGTCTATGTCTTTGACATTGATCTTAAGGATCTGTTCAGCGGCTATATTGTTTTTGCCCCGATGATTGCCGTTCTGCTTGGCTTTCTGCCTGGCTGCGGGCCACAAGTGCTTGTCACCACCTTGTATCTCGCCGGGGCAATACCGTTATCGGCACAGATCGGCAATGCCATCTCGAACGATGGCGATGCGCTGTTCCCGGCCATAGCCATTGCCCCGAAGGTCGCGATCATCGCAACACTCTATTCGGCCATCCCGGCATTGTTGATCGGATATGGCTGGATGTTTCTTGTTGAAATGCGTTAA
- a CDS encoding FYDLN acid domain-containing protein: MASKKLGTKRHCQSCDGKFYDLNKPEIVCPMCGTVFDPEVLLKSRRSKPMPQASVRKTETADDADINSDELDDDIDMVDDDADASDDMLDDDDADLIVVKGDNDDDESVSGADDAADIDADLDASEDDDDE; the protein is encoded by the coding sequence ATGGCATCGAAGAAACTGGGTACCAAGAGGCACTGCCAGTCCTGTGACGGGAAGTTCTATGATTTAAACAAGCCTGAGATTGTCTGCCCGATGTGCGGAACGGTATTCGATCCTGAAGTGCTGCTCAAAAGCCGTCGGTCCAAGCCGATGCCCCAGGCCAGCGTCAGAAAAACCGAAACCGCCGATGATGCCGATATCAATTCAGATGAACTCGATGACGATATTGACATGGTCGATGATGACGCCGATGCGAGCGATGACATGCTCGATGATGATGACGCGGATCTGATCGTTGTCAAAGGTGATAATGACGATGATGAGAGTGTCTCAGGTGCGGATGATGCGGCGGATATCGATGCTGACCTCGATGCAAGCGAGGATGATGACGACGAATAG
- the aroA gene encoding 3-phosphoshikimate 1-carboxyvinyltransferase: protein MPILISHRTGNLHGTIILPGDKSISHRALILGTLARGQTRVRGLLEGADVLATAGALRQLGANIKKDSDGSWIIDGLGLSGFLEPHSPLDLGNSGTGARLLMGVVAGSGIKAVFTGDASLSARPMARVTTPLEKMGAKVSARDGTYLPLLIEGVLQPLSITYESPHASAQIKSAILLAGLTARGETRVVEPRPSRNHTEAMLRHFGVPVEESPTENGGMAVTIGGDAQLTAADVHVPADPSSAAFPAVAALITEGSEITMTGIGTNPLRFGLFETLKEMGGDITLANQRIEGGETVADITVRSSRLKGVDVPAERAASMIDEYPILSVAAAFAEGTTRMHGIAELRVKETDRIALMEEGLVRAGATVLSTEDSMTVTGADHIRGGMTVDACHDHRIAMSFLVLGQRTDQPVRVEGTETIATSFPDFTSLMNEIGADIRPDDA, encoded by the coding sequence ATGCCAATACTGATTTCCCATCGCACCGGCAATTTGCATGGGACGATTATCCTTCCCGGGGATAAATCCATCTCGCATCGGGCACTGATCCTGGGGACGCTGGCCCGGGGACAGACGAGGGTTCGCGGCCTGCTGGAAGGGGCGGATGTTCTCGCCACCGCCGGGGCTCTACGTCAGCTTGGTGCAAATATCAAAAAGGACAGCGACGGCAGCTGGATCATCGACGGGCTTGGCCTGAGCGGGTTTCTTGAACCACATTCACCTCTTGATCTCGGCAATTCGGGCACGGGCGCAAGGCTGCTCATGGGGGTTGTCGCCGGCAGCGGGATAAAAGCTGTCTTTACCGGGGATGCCTCGCTCTCCGCGCGGCCGATGGCCCGGGTTACCACCCCGCTTGAAAAAATGGGAGCGAAGGTTTCAGCGCGGGACGGCACCTATCTGCCGCTGCTGATCGAAGGTGTTCTTCAACCTTTGAGCATCACCTATGAAAGCCCCCATGCATCGGCCCAGATCAAATCCGCCATTCTTCTCGCCGGGCTCACCGCTCGGGGTGAGACCCGGGTGGTGGAGCCGCGACCTTCCCGCAACCACACCGAAGCCATGCTGAGGCATTTTGGCGTTCCCGTTGAGGAATCGCCAACGGAAAACGGCGGTATGGCCGTGACGATTGGCGGCGATGCCCAACTCACCGCAGCGGATGTTCATGTTCCGGCTGATCCGTCTTCGGCCGCTTTTCCAGCCGTTGCTGCCCTGATCACCGAAGGCTCGGAAATCACCATGACGGGCATTGGTACAAACCCCTTGCGTTTCGGGCTTTTCGAAACCTTGAAGGAAATGGGCGGCGATATCACCCTTGCGAACCAGCGAATAGAAGGCGGGGAGACTGTCGCCGATATCACCGTCCGGTCCTCTCGCCTCAAGGGGGTAGATGTTCCCGCTGAACGCGCCGCGTCCATGATCGACGAGTATCCCATTCTTTCGGTCGCTGCCGCCTTTGCCGAAGGCACGACGCGCATGCACGGCATTGCCGAGCTTCGGGTGAAGGAAACCGACCGCATCGCCCTGATGGAAGAAGGACTTGTCCGCGCCGGCGCCACTGTTCTCAGCACCGAAGACAGCATGACCGTGACGGGTGCTGACCATATCCGGGGCGGCATGACCGTCGATGCCTGCCACGATCATCGAATCGCGATGTCCTTCCTTGTCCTCGGCCAGCGCACCGATCAGCCTGTTCGCGTCGAGGGCACCGAAACCATTGCCACAAGTTTCCCTGATTTCACCTCGCTGATGAATGAGATCGGCGCCGATATACGGCCGGACGACGCATGA
- the cmk gene encoding (d)CMP kinase: MIIAVDGTAASGKGTLAKHLARRLDLAYLDTGSLYRAVGLRLLHEGYTAKDVTPDIAVAAARRIDDALMADDALRSAETGQMASIIAALPEVRAHLLDYQRQFARNHPADKSGVILDGRDIGTVVLPDADAKFFVDADIDIRAGRRHQELHESGSSLSLDEVRQQLEERDHRDRNRSHAPLVPAENAIFVDTSAKNIEEMVAFALSALNR; encoded by the coding sequence ATGATCATCGCGGTGGACGGCACGGCCGCCTCAGGCAAGGGAACACTCGCAAAGCATCTGGCACGGCGCCTTGACCTTGCCTATCTTGACACCGGATCGCTCTATCGTGCCGTCGGGCTTCGCCTTTTGCATGAAGGATATACGGCAAAAGACGTCACCCCCGACATCGCGGTGGCGGCTGCCCGCAGGATCGACGATGCCCTGATGGCTGATGATGCGCTCAGAAGCGCGGAAACCGGCCAGATGGCCTCAATTATAGCGGCACTGCCAGAGGTTCGTGCACACCTTCTCGATTACCAGCGGCAATTTGCCCGGAATCATCCCGCGGATAAATCCGGCGTCATTCTCGATGGTCGCGACATCGGCACGGTTGTTCTGCCGGATGCCGATGCCAAGTTTTTTGTGGATGCTGATATCGATATCCGCGCAGGCCGCCGCCATCAGGAGCTTCATGAATCGGGGAGTTCGCTCAGCCTTGATGAAGTCAGGCAACAGCTTGAGGAAAGGGATCATCGGGACCGGAACAGAAGTCATGCCCCACTTGTCCCGGCCGAAAACGCCATTTTTGTTGACACGAGCGCAAAAAACATAGAAGAGATGGTGGCGTTCGCGCTGTCAGCGCTCAACCGTTGA
- the rpsA gene encoding 30S ribosomal protein S1 — MNENFADLLAESFDETITIEGSVVRGIVVAVDKEAVIIDVGLKSEGRVPIKEFTPPGQQPSISVGDEVEVYIERMEDRNGQAMLSREKARREEAWAALETAHEKQERVTGVIFGKVKGGFTVDLDGATAFLPGSQVDIRPVRDLGPLMGTPQPFQILKIDRKRGNIVVSRRAVLEESRAEARSELVSNLQEGQILSGVVKNITDYGAFVDLGGVDGLLHVTDIAWRRINHPSEALQVGETVEVQVIRFNTETQRISLGMKQLQSDPWEAAQSNFQIGNKVTGRVTNITDYGAFVELADGVEGLVHVSEMSWTKKNVHPGKIVSTSQEVEVMVLDIDSVKRRISLGLKQCNPNPWESFKDTYAAGNEIEGEVRNITEFGLFIGLNEEIDGLVHLSDISWDVAGDEAIQSYKKGDMVKAKVLEVDVEKERISLGIKQLTEDQVGESLSNMKKGDIVTCTISAVTDGGLEVEVGEGVSGFIRRSDLSRDRGEQRPDRFAVGEKVDAQITTVDASARKLNLSIKAREMAEEKQAMAEFGSSDSGASLGDILGAALAKRDSETTEKAPKKAAKESKAAKDEDSGEASE; from the coding sequence ATGAATGAAAACTTTGCCGACCTGCTGGCAGAAAGCTTCGATGAGACGATCACCATTGAAGGCAGTGTTGTCCGCGGTATTGTTGTTGCCGTTGACAAGGAGGCCGTGATCATCGATGTCGGCCTGAAATCTGAAGGACGTGTTCCGATCAAGGAATTCACCCCACCCGGCCAGCAGCCGTCTATCTCGGTTGGTGATGAAGTGGAAGTCTATATCGAACGCATGGAAGACCGGAACGGTCAGGCCATGCTCAGCCGGGAGAAGGCGCGCCGCGAAGAAGCCTGGGCCGCGCTTGAAACTGCACATGAAAAGCAGGAACGTGTTACCGGCGTGATCTTTGGCAAGGTCAAGGGTGGCTTCACCGTTGATCTCGACGGCGCCACCGCCTTCCTGCCTGGCAGTCAGGTTGATATCCGCCCGGTGCGTGATCTCGGCCCGCTCATGGGCACCCCGCAGCCTTTCCAGATCCTCAAGATCGACCGGAAACGCGGCAATATCGTTGTGTCACGTCGTGCCGTTCTCGAAGAATCACGCGCCGAAGCACGTTCGGAACTTGTGTCCAACCTTCAGGAAGGCCAGATTCTCAGCGGCGTGGTCAAGAACATCACCGATTATGGTGCGTTCGTCGATCTTGGCGGGGTCGATGGCCTGCTTCATGTGACCGACATTGCCTGGCGCCGGATCAACCATCCTTCTGAAGCCCTGCAGGTTGGCGAAACCGTTGAAGTTCAGGTTATCCGTTTCAATACGGAAACCCAGCGTATTTCGCTTGGCATGAAACAGTTGCAGTCCGATCCATGGGAAGCCGCGCAGTCGAATTTCCAGATCGGCAACAAGGTAACCGGCCGCGTCACCAACATCACCGACTACGGCGCGTTTGTTGAACTGGCGGACGGCGTTGAAGGCCTGGTTCACGTTTCTGAAATGTCCTGGACCAAGAAAAACGTTCATCCTGGCAAAATCGTTTCAACCAGCCAGGAAGTCGAAGTCATGGTGCTTGATATTGACAGCGTCAAGCGCCGGATTTCACTCGGCCTCAAGCAGTGCAACCCGAATCCATGGGAATCCTTCAAGGACACCTATGCAGCAGGCAATGAGATCGAAGGTGAAGTTCGCAACATCACTGAGTTTGGTCTGTTCATCGGCCTCAACGAAGAGATTGACGGCCTTGTTCACCTGTCTGATATTTCCTGGGATGTGGCGGGCGATGAAGCCATCCAGTCCTACAAGAAGGGCGATATGGTCAAGGCCAAGGTGCTTGAAGTCGACGTGGAAAAAGAACGTATTTCCCTTGGTATCAAGCAGCTCACCGAAGATCAGGTTGGCGAATCTCTCTCCAACATGAAGAAGGGCGATATCGTCACCTGCACGATCAGCGCCGTCACCGATGGCGGTCTTGAAGTCGAGGTTGGCGAAGGTGTCAGCGGGTTCATTCGCCGAAGCGATTTGTCCCGTGATCGGGGCGAGCAGCGTCCGGATCGATTTGCCGTTGGCGAAAAGGTGGATGCCCAAATCACCACGGTGGATGCCTCAGCACGCAAGCTGAACCTTTCCATCAAGGCTCGTGAAATGGCGGAAGAAAAACAGGCCATGGCTGAATTTGGATCTTCCGACAGCGGTGCAAGCCTTGGCGACATCCTTGGTGCCGCCCTCGCAAAACGTGACAGCGAGACCACGGAAAAAGCCCCGAAGAAAGCTGCCAAAGAGAGCAAGGCCGCCAAAGACGAAGACAGCGGCGAGGCCTCCGAATAG
- a CDS encoding integration host factor subunit beta yields MTKSELIAVLAEKYDNLYHHDVERIVNCFFDTISDALARGDRVELRGFGAFSIRHRDARRGRNPRTGESVDVDAKNVPFFKMGKGMRERLNQ; encoded by the coding sequence ATGACAAAGTCTGAGCTGATTGCTGTTCTCGCGGAAAAATACGATAATCTGTATCACCACGATGTTGAACGCATCGTAAACTGTTTCTTTGATACGATTTCCGACGCGTTGGCCCGGGGAGACAGGGTTGAGTTGCGCGGCTTTGGCGCATTTTCCATCCGTCACCGCGATGCCCGCCGGGGCCGCAACCCAAGAACAGGCGAAAGTGTTGATGTTGATGCGAAAAATGTCCCTTTCTTCAAAATGGGCAAGGGCATGCGTGAGCGCCTGAATCAGTAG
- a CDS encoding lipopolysaccharide assembly protein LapA domain-containing protein, with the protein MEFSIFSFLGRLLGLALTLAVIVFTILFTISNSDSVSLGFWPLEARLLVPLWVVGIGGVAIGLLLGAFSMLVPLTSSSLERRRLSRKMKDLERKQHETEKDDQEQSALPPPQF; encoded by the coding sequence GTGGAGTTTTCCATTTTCAGCTTTCTTGGCAGATTGCTTGGCTTGGCATTGACCCTGGCGGTGATCGTTTTCACGATCCTGTTCACGATCAGCAATTCCGATTCGGTTTCGCTTGGCTTCTGGCCTCTTGAGGCGCGACTTCTGGTCCCGCTCTGGGTTGTGGGAATAGGCGGTGTTGCCATCGGTCTTCTTCTCGGTGCGTTCAGCATGCTTGTTCCGCTAACCTCCAGCAGCCTTGAACGGCGCCGGTTGTCCCGGAAGATGAAAGACCTTGAGCGCAAACAGCACGAAACAGAAAAAGACGATCAGGAACAATCCGCACTCCCTCCACCCCAGTTTTAG
- a CDS encoding phosphoribosylanthranilate isomerase: protein MARTKICGIRTPEDLAIVAAAKGRWAGMVFFEKSPRHISYEDARILRQHADELKNAPDLVALVVDADDDRLAVIAEYANPDMLQCHGSESPEKIATIRDRFAIPVMKALRVTGPDTLINARAYDGAADMLLFDSAPINTDLPGGTGHRFDWGLMQHYTGTTPWMLAGGLEPGNVAEAIRISGAEAVDVSSGVERSPGIKDHAAIQRFVSAALSAKTE, encoded by the coding sequence ATGGCCAGAACCAAAATCTGCGGCATCCGAACACCGGAAGACCTGGCCATCGTGGCTGCAGCAAAAGGCCGTTGGGCGGGTATGGTTTTCTTTGAAAAATCACCGCGCCATATCAGCTATGAAGATGCCCGAATCCTTCGCCAGCATGCGGATGAGCTCAAAAACGCCCCTGATCTCGTGGCGCTGGTGGTTGATGCGGATGACGACAGACTGGCCGTAATCGCCGAATACGCAAACCCGGACATGCTTCAATGCCACGGCAGTGAAAGCCCGGAGAAAATCGCCACCATCCGGGATCGCTTTGCCATTCCGGTGATGAAGGCCTTGCGGGTTACCGGCCCGGACACCCTGATCAACGCGCGCGCTTATGACGGGGCGGCGGATATGCTGCTGTTTGATTCCGCTCCCATAAATACCGATCTTCCCGGGGGCACCGGCCACCGCTTTGACTGGGGATTGATGCAGCATTACACCGGCACCACGCCTTGGATGCTGGCAGGCGGACTTGAACCGGGTAACGTGGCCGAAGCCATCCGGATCAGCGGCGCTGAAGCGGTGGATGTTTCAAGCGGGGTTGAGCGGTCCCCGGGAATTAAGGATCATGCGGCTATTCAGCGCTTTGTCTCTGCCGCGCTTTCGGCTAAAACGGAATAA
- the trpB gene encoding tryptophan synthase subunit beta — MNEQSPNSWRNQPDEDGRFGIHGGRFVAETLMPLILKVEEAWKDSLTDADFQNELEYYRKHYIGRPSPLYFAERLTAHFGGARLYMKRDELNHTGAHKINNVIGQALLARKMGKTKIIAETGAGQHGVASATACALFGMECEVFMGAEDVERQKPNVDRMRLLGAKVHPVTSGTGTLKDAMNEALRYWVSNAETHFYIIGTAAGPHPYPAMVRDFQSIIGIEARQQIMEAAGRLPDALVACIGGGSNALGLFHPFLDDEDVAIYGVEAAGKGLKTGDHAASLTGGKPGVLHGNRTYLLQDDDGQIKDAYSISAGLDYPGIGPEHAWLHESGRVNYVSATDEEALEYFQLCSRLEGIIPALEPAHALAFIATMIGKMDKDQIVIMNMCGRGDKDLGAVLPMLEARGKL, encoded by the coding sequence ATGAATGAGCAATCGCCGAATTCGTGGCGCAACCAACCTGATGAAGATGGACGTTTCGGCATTCATGGCGGCAGATTCGTTGCAGAAACCCTGATGCCGCTGATTCTCAAGGTTGAGGAAGCCTGGAAAGATTCCCTCACCGACGCGGATTTCCAGAATGAACTGGAATACTATCGCAAGCATTATATCGGGCGTCCCTCGCCTTTGTATTTTGCGGAACGCCTCACGGCACATTTTGGCGGCGCCAGGCTCTATATGAAGCGCGATGAGCTTAACCATACCGGCGCCCACAAGATCAATAACGTCATCGGCCAGGCCCTGCTTGCGCGGAAAATGGGCAAGACGAAGATCATTGCCGAAACAGGTGCAGGCCAGCATGGCGTCGCTTCGGCCACCGCCTGCGCCCTCTTCGGGATGGAATGCGAAGTCTTCATGGGCGCTGAAGATGTTGAAAGACAGAAGCCCAACGTAGACCGGATGCGGCTGCTTGGCGCGAAGGTTCATCCTGTCACCTCTGGTACCGGCACCCTCAAGGATGCCATGAACGAAGCCTTGCGCTACTGGGTATCCAACGCGGAAACCCATTTCTATATTATCGGTACCGCAGCAGGGCCGCATCCCTACCCTGCCATGGTTCGGGATTTCCAGTCCATCATCGGCATTGAAGCCCGGCAACAGATCATGGAAGCCGCCGGCCGTCTGCCCGATGCGCTGGTCGCCTGTATCGGGGGCGGCTCCAATGCCCTTGGCCTGTTTCACCCCTTCCTTGATGATGAGGATGTCGCGATTTACGGCGTCGAAGCCGCTGGCAAGGGCTTGAAAACCGGTGATCACGCCGCCTCACTCACCGGTGGCAAGCCAGGTGTTCTGCATGGCAACCGGACATATCTGCTTCAGGATGACGACGGCCAGATCAAGGATGCGTATTCGATCTCGGCCGGACTTGACTATCCCGGCATTGGTCCGGAACATGCCTGGCTGCATGAATCCGGCCGTGTCAATTATGTCAGCGCCACGGATGAGGAGGCGCTCGAATATTTCCAGCTCTGCTCTCGTCTTGAAGGAATTATTCCGGCGCTTGAACCTGCCCATGCGCTCGCTTTCATCGCCACCATGATCGGCAAGATGGATAAAGACCAGATTGTTATCATGAACATGTGCGGCCGCGGCGACAAGGATCTTGGCGCCGTGTTGCCGATGCTCGAAGCCAGGGGGAAACTCTGA
- the trpA gene encoding tryptophan synthase subunit alpha, with the protein MRIARAFAKAKEENRAALGIFVTGGDPDLETSREILLGLPDHGADFVELGMPFSDPMADGPAIQASSLRALRAGTRLGDVLDLARAFRARHPDVPLILMGYYNPIYIYGVDRFITDAIKAGVDGLIMVDLPPEEDDELCLPARAAGLDFIRLITPTTDDARMPQVMANSSGFVYYVSITGITGTRSASGDSIRDAMARIRKASDLPAVVGFGIRTAAQVNEAAQHADGVVVGSAAVDTLAATLTEGNSASANTASEVLALVSELAKGCAR; encoded by the coding sequence ATGCGTATTGCCAGAGCATTTGCCAAAGCAAAGGAAGAAAATCGCGCCGCCCTCGGGATTTTCGTCACCGGCGGCGATCCCGATCTTGAAACGTCAAGGGAAATCCTGCTTGGATTACCGGATCATGGCGCTGACTTCGTCGAGCTTGGCATGCCATTTTCTGACCCGATGGCCGATGGCCCGGCGATACAGGCGTCGTCCTTGCGTGCTCTCCGTGCCGGTACCAGACTTGGCGATGTTCTCGATTTGGCCCGTGCGTTCCGGGCCCGACATCCGGACGTGCCGCTTATCCTCATGGGATATTACAACCCCATCTATATCTATGGCGTTGACCGTTTCATCACCGATGCAATCAAGGCAGGTGTTGATGGATTGATCATGGTGGATCTACCGCCGGAGGAAGACGACGAATTATGCCTTCCGGCCCGGGCTGCGGGACTTGATTTCATCCGGCTCATCACTCCCACAACAGATGATGCGCGCATGCCGCAGGTGATGGCAAATTCCAGCGGTTTCGTCTATTATGTATCCATAACGGGCATCACGGGCACGCGTTCCGCTTCCGGAGACAGTATCCGCGATGCCATGGCACGGATCCGGAAAGCCAGTGATCTTCCGGCCGTAGTCGGGTTTGGCATCCGGACCGCAGCCCAGGTTAATGAAGCGGCCCAACATGCCGATGGCGTGGTTGTCGGGTCAGCAGCGGTGGACACGCTGGCCGCAACACTGACAGAAGGCAACAGCGCCAGCGCCAATACCGCAAGCGAGGTGCTTGCGCTGGTCTCGGAACTTGCCAAGGGATGCGCCCGCTAG